The Kribbella jejuensis region GAGACCTCATGAAAGAACCCAGTGTCGGTACGCCGGCGATCAGCGGCCGGGCGGTTCAGTTCGAGCAGTTCGGCGGACCTGAGGCCCTGAGCGTCCGCGAGGTGCCCGTACCGCAGGCCGGCCCGGGGCAGCTTCGCGTACGAGTCACCGCGGCCGGACTGAACCCGATGGACTGGTTCATGACCTCCGATGCGCAGACTGCGGCGCGCTTCGGCTTGAGCCTGCCCTGTGGTTTCGGCACCGACTACGCCGGAGTCGTGGATCAGGTCGGTGACGGTGTGAGCGATTTCGTGCCGGGTGATCGGGTGTTCGGCGGTGCCCTGTCCCGCGCCGTCGCCGACTACGTGGTCGTGGATGACATGGGAACCATCGTGGCGGGCGGCGAAGTGCACCGTACGCCTGACGGGGTCGACGATCGCACCGCTGCCACGCTGACCATCGCCGGCCGAACGGCAGCCGCGGCTCTTGCCGTGGTCACGCCGCGAGCGGGTGAGACGGTGCTGA contains the following coding sequences:
- a CDS encoding NADP-dependent oxidoreductase, translated to MKEPSVGTPAISGRAVQFEQFGGPEALSVREVPVPQAGPGQLRVRVTAAGLNPMDWFMTSDAQTAARFGLSLPCGFGTDYAGVVDQVGDGVSDFVPGDRVFGGALSRAVADYVVVDDMGTIVAGGEVHRTPDGVDDRTAATLTIAGRTAAAALAVVTPRAGETVLIGGAAGGVGVFAVQLARLAGARVIGTGSPSSADALRALGAEPVVYGDGLVDRVHALAPAGVNAVMDLHGTDTAQAARELGVPDERITTIAAQLDGITPANGATAPEGALGEIADLAAAGRLRVPIASTFPIEQIRTAVELQAARHVHGKIVIDLQQGRPRDQ